A stretch of the Streptomyces sp. NBC_01428 genome encodes the following:
- a CDS encoding GDP-mannose 4,6-dehydratase, with protein MTSAPLAAVTGAEGFIGSHLTEALVASGHRVRAMAQYNSFSSYGWLETLSADVLEHVEIVLGDVRDPGSVRGLAEGADCVYHLAALIAIPYSYQAPHSYVDTNVTGTLNVLEAVRALGTPRLVHTSTSETYGTAQTVPITEDHPINTQSPYAASKAGGDRLADSYHASFGTPVVTLRPFNTFGPRQSMRAVIPTVIGQVAAGERTITLGDLRPTRDFTFVRDTAQAFLAVGTAPAEQVVGRTFNAGTGGEISVGDLVALIGKVMDTALDVREDAQRVRPPNSEVMRLVADATRLTAATGWSPAHQLEQGLAHTVEFFRDPANLARYKTGIYNI; from the coding sequence TTGACCTCCGCACCGCTCGCCGCCGTCACCGGAGCCGAGGGTTTCATCGGCTCCCACCTCACCGAGGCGCTGGTCGCCTCCGGGCACCGGGTGAGGGCGATGGCCCAGTACAACTCCTTCTCCTCGTACGGCTGGCTGGAGACCCTGAGCGCCGACGTCCTGGAGCACGTCGAGATCGTCCTCGGCGACGTCCGCGACCCCGGCTCGGTCCGGGGGCTTGCCGAAGGCGCGGACTGCGTCTACCACCTGGCCGCGCTCATCGCGATCCCGTACTCCTACCAGGCGCCGCACAGTTACGTGGACACCAACGTGACCGGCACCCTCAACGTGCTGGAGGCGGTGCGCGCCCTCGGCACGCCCCGGCTGGTGCACACCTCCACCAGCGAGACCTACGGCACCGCGCAGACCGTTCCGATCACCGAGGACCACCCCATCAACACGCAGTCCCCGTACGCCGCTTCGAAGGCGGGCGGGGACAGGCTCGCGGACAGCTACCACGCGAGTTTCGGCACACCGGTGGTCACCCTGCGGCCGTTCAACACCTTCGGCCCTCGTCAGTCCATGCGCGCGGTCATCCCGACCGTCATCGGCCAGGTGGCCGCGGGCGAACGCACCATCACCCTCGGCGACCTGCGTCCGACGCGCGACTTCACGTTCGTGCGGGACACCGCGCAGGCGTTCCTCGCGGTGGGCACGGCGCCCGCCGAGCAGGTCGTCGGCCGCACCTTCAACGCCGGTACGGGCGGGGAGATCTCGGTCGGCGACCTGGTCGCCCTGATCGGCAAGGTGATGGACACCGCCCTCGACGTGCGCGAGGACGCACAGCGCGTCCGGCCGCCGAACTCCGAGGTGATGCGTCTGGTCGCCGACGCGACCCGGCTCACCGCGGCGACCGGCTGGAGCCCGGCCCACCAGCTCGAACAGGGGCTCGCGCACACCGTGGAGTTCTTCCGCGACCCGGCGAACCTCGCCCGCTACAAGACCGGCATCTACAACATCTGA
- a CDS encoding nucleotidyltransferase family protein, producing the protein MHAVILAGGKGVRLRPYTTALPKPLVPIGDQHAILEIVLRQLASAGFTGCTIAIGHLGEIIRAYVGDGSQWGLAVDYATEESPLGTMGPLLTMRERLPESFLVMNGDVLTDLDFADVLVQHRSSGAPLTIATYARKVHIDFGVLTTADSKVVAFTEKPSMDYRVSMGVYGLSRSTLDGYTPGLPLGFDELVLDLLRSRNEPHAYDFEGYWLDIGRPDDYDRANAEFTTRKSLLLKGA; encoded by the coding sequence ATGCACGCTGTGATTCTCGCAGGAGGCAAGGGCGTCCGGCTGCGGCCCTACACGACCGCGCTGCCCAAGCCGCTCGTGCCCATCGGCGACCAGCACGCGATCCTGGAGATCGTGCTCCGCCAGCTCGCCTCGGCCGGGTTCACCGGCTGCACCATCGCGATAGGCCATCTCGGGGAGATCATCCGCGCCTACGTCGGCGACGGCTCCCAGTGGGGTCTGGCCGTCGACTACGCCACGGAGGAGAGCCCCCTCGGCACCATGGGGCCGCTGCTCACCATGCGGGAACGGCTCCCGGAGTCGTTCCTCGTGATGAACGGCGACGTGCTCACCGATCTGGACTTCGCCGATGTCCTGGTCCAGCACCGGAGTTCGGGCGCGCCGCTGACCATCGCGACGTACGCGCGCAAGGTGCACATCGACTTCGGTGTGCTGACCACCGCCGACAGCAAGGTGGTGGCCTTCACGGAGAAGCCGAGCATGGACTACCGCGTCTCGATGGGTGTGTACGGTCTGTCCCGGTCCACGCTCGACGGCTACACCCCGGGACTGCCGCTGGGCTTCGACGAGTTGGTCCTCGACCTGCTGCGGAGCCGGAACGAGCCGCACGCCTACGACTTCGAGGGGTACTGGCTCGACATCGGCCGCCCGGACGACTACGACCGGGCGAACGCCGAGTTCACCACCCGCAAGTCTCTGTTGCTCAAGGGAGCCTGA
- a CDS encoding NAD-dependent epimerase/dehydratase family protein — MRILVLGHTGYLGGHVVEHLRALPGVRVFGGGRSPGAEFGVDLATDGRERLAATLAEAAPDAVINCAGATGGDAVTLAEVNSRGPAVLCAALREAAPAARLVHLGSAAEYGPGVRGSAVTESAATHPLTPYGATKLAGTVTVSVSGLDAVVLRVGNPVGPGAPSAGLPGRIAGLLRAAGADPDAVIRLGDLSAYRDFVDVRDVARAAVAAAKAPGPLPRILNIGAGRAVPVRDLVGGLARASGFRGRIEEKGAGSDRSGAVSWQCSDITAAAESLGWRPASTLDDSLTALWASVSEAARVGRPEGDQVR; from the coding sequence ATGCGCATTCTCGTCCTGGGCCACACCGGCTATCTGGGCGGCCATGTCGTCGAGCACCTGCGCGCCCTGCCGGGCGTGCGGGTGTTCGGCGGCGGCCGCTCGCCCGGCGCGGAGTTCGGCGTCGACCTCGCCACCGACGGCCGGGAGCGGCTGGCGGCGACGCTGGCCGAGGCCGCGCCCGACGCCGTGATCAACTGCGCCGGGGCCACCGGCGGTGACGCCGTAACCCTCGCCGAGGTCAACTCCCGTGGCCCGGCGGTACTTTGTGCGGCGCTGCGCGAAGCGGCGCCGGCCGCGCGGCTCGTCCACCTGGGCTCGGCGGCCGAGTACGGACCCGGCGTCCGCGGCAGCGCCGTCACCGAGTCGGCGGCGACCCACCCGCTCACCCCCTACGGGGCCACCAAGCTGGCCGGGACGGTCACCGTCAGCGTGTCCGGGCTGGACGCGGTCGTGCTGCGGGTGGGCAACCCGGTGGGACCCGGCGCACCCTCGGCCGGCCTTCCGGGCCGGATCGCGGGGCTGTTGCGCGCGGCCGGGGCGGACCCGGACGCGGTGATCCGGCTGGGCGACCTGTCGGCGTACCGCGATTTCGTGGACGTACGCGACGTGGCGCGGGCGGCGGTGGCCGCGGCGAAGGCCCCGGGGCCGCTGCCCCGGATCCTCAACATCGGCGCGGGCAGGGCCGTTCCGGTGCGGGACCTGGTGGGCGGGCTGGCCCGCGCGTCCGGGTTCCGGGGACGGATCGAGGAGAAGGGCGCCGGCTCCGACCGCTCCGGCGCGGTGTCGTGGCAGTGCTCCGACATCACGGCCGCGGCTGAATCCCTGGGCTGGCGCCCCGCGTCGACCCTCGACGACTCGTTGACCGCGCTCTGGGCATCCGTGTCGGAGGCCGCCCGGGTCGGGCGGCCGGAAGGCGACCAGGTGCGATGA
- a CDS encoding spherulation-specific family 4 protein: MSLLIPLYVHPSEDPGAWHRLITSADRTYGVVINPADGPGAGPDPAFTAATGALRAAGARLLGYVDTDYGARDPDEIADEVLRHRDWYGTQGCFLDRVASTPEALPVFKRLVQSVRRLGAAPLVLNPGVHPAPGYARLADLLVTFEGHWSTYVAAFSRPEWTARHPSERFCHLVYGVPEALVPLAVRTARDRGAAVTGPVTGELPNPWSRLTPALSTPES, translated from the coding sequence ATGAGCCTGCTGATCCCGCTGTATGTGCACCCGAGTGAGGACCCCGGCGCCTGGCACCGTCTCATCACGTCGGCCGACCGTACCTACGGTGTGGTCATCAACCCGGCGGACGGGCCGGGCGCGGGCCCCGATCCGGCGTTCACCGCGGCGACCGGCGCGCTCCGGGCGGCGGGCGCCCGGCTGCTCGGCTATGTCGACACGGACTACGGCGCGCGCGATCCGGACGAGATCGCGGACGAGGTGCTGCGCCACCGCGACTGGTACGGCACCCAGGGCTGCTTCCTCGACCGGGTGGCCTCGACCCCCGAAGCGTTGCCGGTCTTCAAGCGGCTGGTGCAGAGCGTCCGCCGGCTGGGCGCGGCGCCCCTGGTCCTGAACCCGGGCGTCCACCCCGCTCCGGGGTACGCCCGTCTCGCGGACCTGCTCGTCACGTTCGAGGGCCACTGGTCCACGTACGTCGCGGCGTTCAGCAGACCGGAGTGGACCGCCCGGCACCCGTCCGAGCGGTTCTGCCATCTCGTCTACGGCGTCCCGGAGGCACTGGTCCCCCTCGCGGTACGCACCGCCCGCGACCGCGGAGCGGCGGTGACGGGCCCGGTGACAGGCGAACTCCCCAACCCGTGGTCCCGACTGACGCCGGCCTTGAGTACACCGGAGTCCTGA
- a CDS encoding M1 family aminopeptidase, which yields MRPTPRKAIVARLLSVAALAAVCLPSAPAAAASHATPAAAAACTPAQVVTNGGFESGTSPWTQSSTSVITNRSGQSAHGGSSFAWLDGVGSTHTDTLSQSVTIPSGCSSASLTFWLHIDTAETTSSTAYDKLTAKIGSTTLATYSNLNKASGYTQKSFDVSAFAGQTVTVAFTGTEDSSLQTSFVLDDIALSTSGDTTPPADSVRTPAAPAYTVSLSSNTSGTVWTGHESATFTNASSTALSEVYLRLWDNYHGTCTAPPITVSNVTGGTAGALSVACTALKITLASPLAQGQSTSIGFDLGIAVPSGADRFGYDGAFSFIGNALPVLAVKDGAGWHLDPYTNNGESFYSLAADFKVTLDHPTSLLVPATGTSVDTPGSSGRTVTTATASKVRDFAWAAGPFTKISGTSPAGTAVNVYSVSGISSANAQSMLTTAKSAVDAHAARFGAYPYGELDAVIDNNFWFGGMEYPGFVLDLVSTTALTHEIGHQWFYGIVGDDEYNSPWLDEAFTDYATDLAQNKTGASCWNSVSWASSAEKITNSMAYWDAHSSRYSTVIYGYGKCALHDLRRLLGDTAMAKLLKDYATSHWYGVSTTAEFKAAAQAATATDLTSFWTTHRIEG from the coding sequence GTGAGACCAACCCCCCGCAAGGCCATCGTGGCACGCCTCCTCAGCGTCGCCGCCCTGGCCGCCGTCTGCCTCCCCAGCGCCCCCGCCGCGGCCGCGTCGCACGCGACCCCGGCGGCGGCAGCCGCCTGCACCCCGGCCCAGGTCGTCACCAACGGCGGCTTCGAGAGCGGAACGTCGCCCTGGACGCAGTCGTCGACGAGCGTGATCACCAACCGCTCGGGACAGTCCGCCCACGGCGGCAGCAGCTTCGCCTGGCTGGACGGTGTCGGCAGCACCCACACGGACACGCTCTCGCAGAGCGTGACGATCCCCTCCGGGTGCAGCAGCGCCAGTCTGACCTTCTGGCTGCACATCGACACGGCCGAGACGACCTCGTCGACGGCGTACGACAAGCTCACCGCCAAGATCGGCAGCACCACGCTGGCGACATACTCGAACCTCAACAAGGCCTCCGGGTACACCCAGAAGTCGTTCGACGTGTCGGCGTTCGCCGGTCAGACCGTGACCGTCGCGTTCACGGGCACCGAGGACTCCAGTCTGCAGACCAGCTTCGTCCTCGACGACATCGCCCTCAGCACCTCGGGTGACACGACCCCACCGGCCGACTCCGTCCGCACCCCCGCGGCCCCGGCGTACACGGTCAGCCTGAGCAGCAACACCAGCGGCACCGTCTGGACCGGTCACGAGAGCGCGACCTTCACCAACGCCTCGTCCACCGCGCTCAGCGAGGTGTACCTGAGGCTGTGGGACAACTACCACGGCACGTGCACCGCGCCGCCGATCACCGTCAGCAACGTCACCGGGGGCACCGCGGGCGCCCTCTCCGTCGCCTGCACGGCCCTGAAGATCACGCTGGCGTCGCCGCTGGCCCAGGGTCAGAGCACGTCGATCGGCTTCGACCTGGGCATCGCCGTGCCGAGCGGCGCCGACCGCTTCGGCTACGACGGCGCGTTCAGCTTCATCGGCAACGCCCTGCCGGTGCTCGCGGTGAAGGACGGCGCGGGCTGGCACCTGGACCCGTACACGAACAACGGCGAGTCCTTCTACTCGCTGGCGGCCGACTTCAAGGTCACCCTGGACCACCCGACGAGCCTGCTCGTCCCGGCGACCGGCACCTCGGTCGACACCCCCGGCTCCAGCGGACGCACCGTCACCACGGCCACCGCGTCCAAGGTGCGTGACTTCGCCTGGGCGGCGGGCCCGTTCACCAAGATCTCGGGCACCTCCCCCGCCGGCACGGCCGTCAACGTCTACTCCGTCTCGGGCATCAGCTCCGCCAACGCCCAGTCGATGCTCACCACCGCCAAGTCCGCGGTGGACGCGCACGCGGCACGTTTCGGGGCCTACCCGTACGGCGAGCTGGACGCGGTGATCGACAACAACTTCTGGTTCGGCGGCATGGAGTACCCCGGGTTCGTCCTCGACCTGGTGAGCACCACCGCGCTGACGCACGAGATCGGTCACCAGTGGTTCTACGGCATCGTCGGCGACGACGAGTACAACAGCCCCTGGCTGGACGAGGCGTTCACCGACTACGCCACCGACCTCGCACAGAACAAGACCGGCGCCAGTTGCTGGAACAGCGTCTCCTGGGCCTCGTCCGCCGAGAAGATCACCAACTCGATGGCGTACTGGGACGCGCACTCGTCCCGCTACTCCACCGTCATCTACGGCTACGGCAAGTGCGCCCTGCACGACCTGCGGCGTCTCCTCGGTGACACCGCCATGGCCAAACTCCTGAAGGACTACGCCACTTCGCACTGGTACGGGGTGTCGACCACGGCCGAGTTCAAGGCGGCGGCGCAGGCCGCCACGGCCACGGACCTGACGTCCTTCTGGACGACCCACCGCATCGAGGGCTGA
- a CDS encoding MarR family winged helix-turn-helix transcriptional regulator, with protein MPVGHTREPAREPEAVEQGGAAEQGDTVDALVQLSFLVQGVLARMASEHELSLIQVRLLGILRDRRPGMLELARLLGLDKSSMTGLVSRAEKRGLVRRIPSPDDGRAVLVELTDAGRELTGRCTAEMGREIAGLTASLTTGERAQVTALAGKILGNAQENGAG; from the coding sequence ATGCCCGTCGGGCACACCAGGGAACCGGCCCGCGAGCCGGAGGCTGTCGAACAGGGGGGCGCCGCCGAACAGGGAGACACCGTCGACGCCCTGGTCCAGCTGTCGTTCCTGGTGCAGGGCGTGCTGGCGCGCATGGCGTCCGAGCACGAGCTCTCCCTGATCCAGGTCCGCCTGCTCGGCATCCTGCGCGACCGCAGGCCCGGCATGCTCGAACTCGCCCGGCTGCTGGGCCTGGACAAGTCCTCGATGACCGGCCTGGTCTCCCGCGCGGAGAAACGCGGTCTGGTCCGGCGCATCCCGTCGCCCGACGACGGCCGGGCCGTTCTGGTCGAACTGACGGACGCGGGCCGGGAACTCACGGGCCGCTGCACCGCTGAGATGGGACGCGAGATCGCGGGTCTGACGGCGTCACTGACCACCGGTGAGCGCGCCCAGGTCACCGCCCTGGCCGGAAAGATCCTCGGCAACGCCCAGGAGAACGGGGCGGGATGA
- a CDS encoding quinone oxidoreductase family protein, producing the protein MHAAVVHSFDAPPRFDVFDTPAPRSEHEVLVDVLAAGLHPRVRSAADGSHYTSDGVLPLVPGVDGVGRTDRGELLYFVAADDVPGTMAERAVVDRRRAVALPDGTDPVAVAAAMNPAMSSWIALRRRVSLRPGAGVLVLGATGNAGQLAVQIARRLGAGHVVAAGRDGERLDLVSRLGADDTVSLLGEPEEVAERLAASAADVDVVIDYLWGPAAEQAMPALLTARTERARALAWIQIGSMAGAEITLPSFLLRAANLQIMGSGQGSVTTAGIVAELPSLAAEIASGTLAVDPLVLPLSEVERAWSTPTAPGQRLVLAPH; encoded by the coding sequence ATGCACGCCGCTGTCGTCCACTCCTTCGACGCTCCGCCCCGTTTCGACGTCTTCGACACCCCCGCGCCCCGGAGTGAGCACGAGGTGCTCGTCGACGTCCTCGCGGCCGGTCTCCACCCCCGTGTCCGCTCCGCCGCCGACGGCTCCCACTACACCTCGGACGGCGTGCTGCCCCTGGTCCCGGGCGTGGACGGCGTCGGCCGCACCGACCGGGGCGAGCTGCTCTACTTCGTCGCCGCGGACGACGTGCCGGGCACCATGGCCGAGCGGGCCGTCGTCGACCGCCGCCGCGCCGTCGCCCTGCCGGACGGTACCGACCCGGTCGCGGTGGCCGCCGCGATGAACCCGGCCATGTCCTCCTGGATCGCCCTGCGCCGCCGCGTCTCCCTCCGGCCGGGCGCCGGTGTCCTGGTGCTGGGGGCGACCGGCAACGCGGGGCAGCTCGCCGTCCAGATCGCCCGTCGGCTCGGCGCGGGCCACGTCGTCGCCGCCGGACGCGACGGCGAGCGGCTCGACCTGGTGTCCCGGCTCGGAGCGGACGACACCGTCTCGCTGCTGGGCGAGCCCGAGGAGGTCGCCGAGCGGCTCGCCGCGAGCGCCGCCGACGTGGACGTCGTCATCGACTACCTGTGGGGGCCGGCCGCCGAACAGGCCATGCCCGCGCTGCTCACCGCGCGCACGGAGCGCGCCAGGGCGCTGGCCTGGATCCAGATCGGGTCCATGGCCGGCGCGGAGATCACCCTCCCGTCCTTCCTGCTGCGTGCCGCCAACCTCCAGATCATGGGGAGCGGCCAGGGCTCGGTCACCACCGCCGGGATCGTCGCCGAACTCCCCTCTCTCGCGGCGGAGATCGCCTCGGGCACCCTCGCCGTCGACCCGCTCGTCCTCCCGCTCTCGGAGGTGGAGCGCGCCTGGAGCACACCGACCGCCCCCGGACAGCGCCTCGTGCTGGCTCCGCACTGA
- a CDS encoding alpha/beta hydrolase encodes MLLVPPPFDPDLAAALAAVGPSAPSGLSLEEITALHAGPDIAVPAFDLTQDGAFVTTDRTAPGPEGAPDVSLFVATPAAPPQDGQPRPVIYHAHGGGMILGNNRAGVEVVLEWATELDAIVVSVEYRLAPEHPYPAGVEDVYAGLLWTARHVAEFGGDPERIVVAGASAGGGLTAALALLSRDRGGPRAIGQVLMYPMLDDRNDTPSAYQMAGVGAWDRTANETAWTAVLGDARGGPDVPSYAAPARATDLAGLPPAFLDVGSAETFRDEVVDYASRIWQAGGVAELHVWPGGFHGFDSFAPDTPLSRTARAARITWLRRLLAP; translated from the coding sequence ATGCTGCTGGTACCGCCCCCGTTCGACCCCGACCTCGCGGCCGCCCTCGCCGCGGTCGGCCCGTCGGCACCGTCCGGGCTGAGCCTGGAGGAGATCACCGCCCTGCACGCCGGACCGGACATCGCGGTGCCCGCGTTCGACCTCACGCAGGACGGCGCCTTCGTGACCACCGACCGGACGGCGCCGGGACCCGAAGGCGCCCCCGACGTCTCCCTGTTCGTGGCGACGCCCGCGGCGCCTCCCCAGGACGGTCAGCCACGTCCCGTGATCTACCACGCCCACGGCGGCGGCATGATCCTCGGCAACAACCGGGCCGGGGTGGAGGTCGTCCTGGAGTGGGCGACGGAACTGGACGCGATCGTGGTGTCCGTCGAGTACCGGCTGGCGCCCGAACACCCCTATCCGGCGGGGGTGGAGGACGTCTACGCCGGGCTCCTGTGGACGGCGCGGCATGTGGCGGAGTTCGGCGGCGATCCCGAGCGGATCGTCGTCGCGGGCGCCAGCGCGGGCGGCGGTCTGACCGCGGCGCTCGCCCTGCTCAGCCGGGACCGCGGGGGCCCACGGGCGATCGGCCAGGTCCTCATGTACCCGATGCTCGACGACCGCAACGACACCCCGTCCGCGTACCAGATGGCGGGCGTCGGCGCGTGGGACCGTACGGCCAACGAGACCGCCTGGACCGCCGTGCTGGGCGACGCCCGAGGCGGCCCGGACGTCCCCTCCTACGCGGCTCCCGCCCGGGCCACCGACCTCGCCGGGCTGCCGCCGGCCTTCCTCGACGTCGGCTCCGCGGAGACCTTCCGGGACGAGGTCGTCGACTACGCGTCTCGGATCTGGCAGGCTGGCGGCGTCGCCGAACTGCACGTGTGGCCGGGCGGCTTCCACGGCTTCGACTCCTTCGCCCCGGACACCCCGCTCTCCCGCACCGCCCGCGCCGCGCGGATCACCTGGCTGCGCAGACTCCTCGCACCCTGA
- a CDS encoding vWA domain-containing protein, with protein sequence MTGAGPAAGVADRLTGLVGALRSHGVRIGTGETVDAAQAVEALGLADRDLLREGLAATLLHNPGQRRVFDPVFDVYFPRGVGAPDAPAPADREDLRNRLAAALAADDRALMARLAMEAVDGFGGYGGTTATDGWSSYQTLDRLRPQTLMARVRDTVRSEGGAPGFTDRLLEDEIRGRIEAFRRLVASEARRRVAERRDRDEIARRAVATTADRVDFLFAGRDRLAELRRVVQPLARKLATRLAARRRRARRGTIDLRRTLRGSLSTGGVPMRPVLRRRRPVRPELVLLCDVSGSVSGFSDFTMLLVQALHDQFSKVRVFAFVNRVDEVTGLLVHGAADPDGLGARINTEATLTGWHDSSDYGVPFGEFTERYSGAVGPRTTVFVLGDARTNNSDPNLPAVRRLTRQARRVYWLNPEARSQWGTGDSVAPAYAELVEMHECRNAQQLSALIGRLLPV encoded by the coding sequence GTGACCGGCGCCGGCCCGGCGGCCGGTGTCGCGGACCGGCTGACCGGACTGGTCGGCGCGCTGCGCTCGCACGGCGTGCGGATCGGCACCGGGGAGACCGTGGACGCCGCGCAGGCCGTCGAGGCGCTCGGCCTCGCGGACCGCGACCTGCTCCGGGAGGGACTCGCGGCCACGCTCCTGCACAACCCGGGACAGCGGCGGGTGTTCGACCCCGTCTTCGACGTCTACTTCCCCCGGGGCGTCGGAGCCCCCGACGCCCCGGCGCCCGCGGACCGGGAGGACCTGCGGAACCGGCTCGCCGCCGCGCTGGCCGCCGACGACCGCGCGCTCATGGCACGGCTGGCGATGGAGGCGGTCGACGGCTTCGGCGGATACGGCGGCACGACCGCCACGGACGGCTGGTCGTCGTACCAGACGCTCGACCGGCTCCGTCCGCAGACGCTGATGGCCCGGGTACGGGACACGGTGCGCTCGGAGGGCGGGGCGCCGGGATTCACCGACCGGCTGCTGGAGGACGAGATCAGGGGGCGCATCGAGGCGTTCCGCCGGCTGGTGGCCTCGGAGGCGCGCCGCCGGGTCGCCGAGCGGCGCGACCGTGACGAGATCGCCCGGCGCGCGGTGGCCACGACCGCCGACCGCGTCGACTTCCTGTTCGCGGGCCGCGACCGCCTCGCCGAGCTGCGCCGGGTCGTCCAGCCGCTCGCGCGCAAGCTCGCCACCCGGCTCGCCGCGCGCCGCCGCAGGGCCCGGCGCGGCACCATCGACCTGCGGCGGACCCTGCGCGGATCGCTGTCCACCGGCGGGGTGCCGATGCGTCCGGTGCTGCGCCGACGGCGCCCGGTACGCCCCGAACTGGTGCTGCTGTGCGATGTGTCGGGCTCGGTCTCGGGCTTCTCCGACTTCACGATGCTGCTGGTGCAGGCGCTGCACGACCAGTTCAGCAAGGTGCGGGTCTTCGCCTTCGTCAACCGGGTCGACGAGGTGACCGGGCTGCTCGTGCACGGCGCCGCCGACCCGGACGGGCTGGGCGCTCGGATCAATACGGAGGCCACGCTCACCGGCTGGCACGACAGCAGCGACTACGGGGTGCCGTTCGGTGAGTTCACCGAGCGGTACTCCGGCGCGGTCGGCCCCCGGACGACCGTGTTCGTGCTCGGCGACGCCCGCACGAACAACAGCGACCCGAACCTGCCCGCGGTCCGCCGGCTCACCCGGCAGGCCCGCCGCGTCTACTGGCTGAATCCCGAGGCGCGTTCGCAGTGGGGCACGGGTGACTCCGTGGCTCCCGCCTACGCGGAACTCGTGGAGATGCACGAGTGCCGCAACGCCCAGCAGCTCAGCGCACTGATCGGCCGCCTCCTGCCCGTCTGA
- a CDS encoding AAA family ATPase: MFTSVDDVSARLAGTGYLASPAVATTVFLADRLGKPLLVEGPAGVGKTELAKAVAQVAGARLVRLQCYEGVDESRALYEWNHAKQLLRISAGRDESWDETRTDIFSEEFLLPRPLLTAIRGDDPKVLLIDETDKADVEVEGLLLEVLSDFQVTVPELGTIAATSRPFVVLTSNASRELSEALRRRCLFLHIGFPDEELERRIVRLKVPGLDRALTESVVRVVGALREMDLRKVPSVAETIDWARTLLALGADTLDEDVVRDSLGVLLKHQDDILKAAAKLDLGAV, translated from the coding sequence CTGTTCACATCCGTCGACGACGTCTCCGCACGCCTCGCCGGGACGGGCTATCTCGCCTCGCCCGCCGTCGCGACGACGGTCTTCCTGGCCGACCGGCTCGGCAAGCCCCTCCTCGTGGAGGGCCCCGCCGGAGTCGGCAAGACGGAGCTGGCCAAGGCCGTCGCCCAGGTGGCCGGGGCCCGGCTGGTGCGCCTCCAGTGCTACGAGGGCGTCGACGAGTCCCGGGCGCTGTACGAGTGGAACCACGCCAAGCAGCTGCTGCGCATCAGTGCCGGGCGCGACGAGAGCTGGGACGAGACGCGGACGGACATCTTCAGCGAGGAGTTCCTCCTGCCGCGTCCCCTGCTGACCGCCATCCGCGGGGACGATCCGAAGGTCCTGCTGATCGACGAGACGGACAAGGCCGATGTCGAGGTCGAGGGACTGCTCCTCGAAGTGCTCAGCGACTTCCAGGTCACCGTCCCGGAGTTGGGCACCATCGCCGCGACCAGCCGGCCCTTCGTGGTGCTCACCTCGAACGCGAGCCGTGAACTGTCCGAGGCGCTGCGCCGCCGCTGTCTGTTCCTTCACATCGGCTTCCCCGACGAGGAGCTGGAGCGCCGCATCGTCCGGTTGAAGGTGCCCGGCCTCGACCGGGCGCTCACGGAGTCGGTGGTGCGGGTCGTGGGCGCGCTGCGCGAGATGGACCTGCGCAAGGTCCCGTCCGTCGCCGAAACCATCGACTGGGCCCGCACGTTGCTCGCCCTGGGCGCCGACACCCTCGACGAGGACGTCGTGCGCGACAGCCTCGGCGTGCTCCTCAAGCACCAGGACGACATCCTGAAGGCGGCGGCCAAGCTCGACCTGGGTGCCGTGTGA